A genomic stretch from Arachis stenosperma cultivar V10309 chromosome 3, arast.V10309.gnm1.PFL2, whole genome shotgun sequence includes:
- the LOC130966804 gene encoding homeobox-leucine zipper protein ATHB-13-like, with the protein MAFFPANFMLQTPHHHHQDEHQPPPSLNSILTSCAPQEYHHGAGGGYLGKRSMSFSGIEVGEVEGNGGEEEVSDDGSQAGEKKRRLNMEQVKTLEKSFELGNKLEPERKMQLARALGLQPRQIAIWFQNRRARWKTKQLEKDYDLLKRQFDAVKADNDALQAQNHKLHTQIMALKSREPTESINLNKETEGSSSNRSDNSSDIKLDISTRTPTTTTTTSAIDSPLSTHQNNNNNSRTLFPSPSNNAAAAAAATARPTEVAQLFQTTPHHHHHHHHMVKEESLSNMFCAIDDQTGLWPWLEHQNFN; encoded by the exons ATGGCTTTCTTCCCAGCAAATTTCATGTTACAAACCCCACATCATCATCACCAAGATGAGCATCAACCTCCACCTTCACTCAACTCAATCCTAACTTCATGTGCACCTCAAGAGTACCACCacg GAGCAGGAGGAGGGTATCTAGGGAAAAGATCGATGTCATTCTCAGGGATAGAGGTGGGAGAAGTGGAAGGAAATGGAGGAGAGGAAGAGGTGTCAGATGATGGATCACAAGCAGGGGAGAAGAAGAGGAGGCTGAACATGGAGCAAGTGAAGACACTTGAGAAGAGCTTTGAGTTGGGGAACAAGCTTGAACCAGAGAGGAAAATGCAGCTTGCAAGGGCTCTAGGCCTTCAACCTAGACAGATTGCAATTTGGTTCCAAAACAGAAGGGCCAGATGGAAGACAAAGCAATTGGAGAAGGATTATGATCTTCTTAAGCGCCAGTTTGATGCTGTTAAAGCTGATAATGATGCTCTTCAAGCCCAGAATCACAAGCTTCACACTCAG ATAATGGCACTGAAAAGTAGAGAACCAACAGAATCAATAAACCTAAACAAAGAGACAGAGGGATCAAGCAGCAACAGGAGTGACAACAGTTCAGATATCAAGTTGGATATATCAACAAGGACacctactactactactactacttcAGCCATTGACAGTCCTCTATCCACTCAtcaaaacaacaacaataacagcAGAACACTGTTTCCATCACCATCAAATaatgctgctgctgctgctgctgccaCTGCCAGACCAACAGAAGTTGCACAGCTTTTTCAAACCACtccacatcatcatcatcatcatcatcacatgGTCAAAGAAGAGAGCTTGAGCAACATGTTCTGTGCCATTGATGACCAAACTGGCCTCTGGCCATGGTTAGAGCATCAAAATTTCAATTGA